Proteins from a single region of Bos javanicus breed banteng chromosome 25, ARS-OSU_banteng_1.0, whole genome shotgun sequence:
- the NUPR2 gene encoding nuclear protein 2: MEKKVMVTRTACSAEASRQGASQLCDVIPRLHPPLRRRQSKRGAWPSRNPRTRPSGRPGAMDPAAPTVQPRALPPPPDVWPPVGSEEEFYDCPDYYYLRDFPACGAGRIKGRTRRERELRTNWLVPGGHERKIAQKLLNSQRKRRQRQLQPRPRTRLT, encoded by the coding sequence ATGGAGAAAAAGGTCATGGTTACCCGGACTGCGTGCAGCGCAGAGGCCTCACGCCAGGGAGCATCCCAGCTCTGTGACGTCATCCCTAGGCTCCACCCCCCTCTCCGGCGACGCCAATCGAAGCGCGGGGCGTGGCCCTCCAGAAACCCGCGCACCCGCCCGAGCGGGCGACCCGGCGCGATGGACCCGGCCGCTCCCACTGTCCAGCCTCGAGCGCTGCCACCGCCACCCGACGTGTGGCCCCCGGTGGGCTCCGAGGAGGAGTTCTATGACTGTCCGGATTACTACTACTTGCGCGACTTCCCAGCCTGCGGGGCCGGTCGCATCAAGGGCCGGACGCGGCGCGAGCGAGAACTGCGCACCAACTGGCTGGTGCCCGGCGGCCACGAGCGCAAGATCGCGCAGAAGCTCCTGAACAGCCAGCGCAAGCGTCGCCAGCGCCAGCTGCAGCCCCGGCCGCGCACCCGTCTCACCTGA
- the CHCHD2 gene encoding coiled-coil-helix-coiled-coil-helix domain-containing protein 2 translates to MPRGSRSRTSRVAPPASRAPQMRAAPRPAPTAQPPAMAPPSAVGSPAAAPRQPGLMAQMATTAAGVAVGSAVGHTLGHAITGGFSGGSSAEPSRPDITYQEPQGTQPAQLQQNGPCFYEVKQFLECAQSQGDLKLCEGFSEVLKQCRLANGLA, encoded by the exons ATGCCTCGTGGAAGCCGAAGCCGCACTTCCCGCGTGGCCCCTCCTGCCAG CCGCGCGCCTCAGATGAGAGCAGCGCCCAGGCCAGCACCCACAGCTCAGCCACCAGCAATGGCGCCACCGTCTGCCGTCggctcccctgctgctgctcccCGGCAGCCAGGTCTGATGGCCCAGATGGCAACCACTGCTGCTGGTGTGGCTGTGGGTTCTGCCGTCGGCCACACTCTGGGTCACGCCATCACTGGGGGCTTCAGTGGAGGAAGCAGTGCTGAACCCTCAAGGCCTGACATCACTTACCAG GAGCCTCAGGGAACCCAGCCGGCACAACTGCAGCAGAATGGCCCCTGCTTCTATGAGGTGAAACAGTTTTTGGAGTGTGCCCAGAGCCAGGGTGACCTTAAACTTTGCGAGGGTTTCAGCGAGGTGCTGAAACAGTGCAGATTGGCCAACG
- the LOC133238556 gene encoding elongin-B-like produces the protein MDVFLMIRRGKTTIFTEAKESSTVFELKRVIQGILKRPPDEQRLYKDNQLLDDSKTLGECGFTSQTALPQAPVTVGLAFREDEAFEDVCIEPFSSPPELPDVMKPRDSGSRANGQAVQ, from the coding sequence ATGGATGTGTTCCTCATGATCCGGCGCGGCAAGACCACCATCTTCACTGAGGCCAAGGAGTCGAGCACCGTGTTTGAGTTGAAGCGTGTCATCCAGGGTATCCTCAAGCGTCCACCAGATGAGCAGCGGCTGTATAAAGACAACCAACTTCTGGATGACAGCAAGACATTGGGCGAGTGTGGTTTCACCAGCCAAACGGCACTACCTCAGGCCCCAGTGACTGTGGGGCTAGCCTTCAGGGAAGACGAGGCATTTGAAGACGTGTGCATCGAGCCCTTCTCCAGCCCACCCGAGCTGCCAGATGTAATGAAGCCACGGGACTCAGGAAGCAGAGCCAATGGACAAGCTGTGCAGTAA